In a single window of the Pocillopora verrucosa isolate sample1 chromosome 4, ASM3666991v2, whole genome shotgun sequence genome:
- the LOC131794693 gene encoding spondin-1-like, with amino-acid sequence MVQFCSLILALTTITVVLTPSYAWWSRRRRSCSAVRCQVSNWSSWSSCTRSCNGGIRTRTRRKTVTESCGGSCPYHLSNTMNCNTQCCPVDCIYTWGAWSACTGCGNSTQSRSTNIIRQSSCKGTACPAKETQSCYTGVFSSTLGPVIFNVIDGCRLRIVAMSRVLAVVAVILTPSNSWRRRRRRRFICKPTDCKLSQWSAWAACSRTCKGGTTTRTRQIAYHESCGGSCPSHPLNETRSCNIQQCCPVDCAYSWSTWSACTGCGISTKSRTPFIKVHNSCNGKSCPGKETQSCKTGK; translated from the exons ATGGTACAGTTTTGTTCGCTAATTCTTGCATTAACGACGATTACCGTCGTTTTGACGCCTTCTTATGCTTGGTGGAGCCGTAGGAGAAGGAGTTGTTCGGCCGTTCGTTGTCAAGTTAGTAACTGGAGCTCTTGGAGCTCCTGTACTCGATCTTGCAACGGAGGAATTCGTACACGTACTCGGAGGAAAACTGTTACAGAATCCTGTGGAGGAAGTTGCCCATACCACCTGTCAAACACGATGAATTGTAATACACAATGTTGTCCTGTTGACTGTATTTACACCTGGGGTGCCTGGAGTGCATGTACAGGCTGCGGGAATTCTACGCAATCGCGGTCCACAAATATTATACGACAGAGCTCTTGCAAAGGGACGGCTTGTCCTGCGAAGGAAACACAGTCCTGTTATACTGGAGT ATTTTCAAGTACACTTGGGCCCGTGATATTTAACGTGATTGACGGTTGTCGCCTCAGAATAGTAGCAATGTCGCGAG TGTTAGCTGTAGTCGCTGTCATTTTGACGCCTTCAAACTCTTGGAGACGTCGTAGAAGACGGCGGTTTATCTGTAAGCCTACGGACTGTAAGTTAAGCCAGTGGAGTGCTTGGGCCGCTTGCAGCCGTACTTGCAAAGGGGGCACAACTACGCGCACTCGCCAAATAGCCTATCATGAGTCTTGTGGAGGAAGTTGTCCTTCGCACCCGCTGAACGAAACGAGAAGCTGTAATATACAGCAGTGCTGTCCAGTCGACTGTGCTTACTCCTGGAGTACATGGAGTGCATGTACTGGATGCGGGATTTCAACCAAATCGCGGACCCCATTCATCAAAGTGCACAATTCGTGTAATGGAAAATCTTGTCCAGGAAAGGAAACACAGTCTTGTAAAACTGGAAAGTGA
- the LOC131794739 gene encoding MAU2 chromatid cohesion factor homolog — translation MAAIAGSGHDVTYLGLLGLAETFRTSDPPKIRQCIQCLQSVFQFQPSSAIQAETHVQLGRLLHSHTKNIDMARSHLEKAVVLAQSLGIGYEEIRLEAMSVLTEIYKEQSQYQLAKSTLRQALEVAHASILPFWQFKITFQLADVHANDKELKAATEVLEMGERFAEQCCSHYMKCLFALSRAMAFMMIKELNHATSILSMIASVLERWNISNYQRESIHVFYLLLRVWTFLKLGQAKSVRPHLKQLQQSIQLLTTLSLDESQIHEAERFEWLTKEHLCVLVYLVTVMHSMYSGTMEKAIKYSEKALLQVQRLKAAEPISGLLSTFKLVLLEHMILCRMVQGQMPQAIKEISQVYQIAQQDGKFLTAHQSVIHTLLGLYAMSMNLMDSAVAQFNVAFETSREPELRNFIGLNMAIIYIRSGMGGNQNIKLQNLLAKIRPDQLPSGSYSHQAGYYYIRGLQSFFDSHFMDAKKYLRETLKMANSEDLNRLTACSLVLLGSTFLSQGITQEALDMALPANQLAGRIPDSYINMWAASLLRDLYGIMGDPVSASEYYQLHNSLTKQLLESHMQAGQMPEHRLTEWLGGISPPRQSATKQTTGLLTTFPQAGPSSMM, via the exons atggcggcgatAGCGGGAAGTGGTCACGATGTAACGTATCTCGGACTTTTGGGCCTAGCAGAAACATTCAGAACGTCTGACCCACCTAAGATAAGACAATGTATACAGTGCCTTCAATCTGTATTTCAATTTCAACCGTCATCAGCAATCCAGGCTGAAACGCATGTACAACTTGGAAGGCTTCTTCATTCGCATACGAAAAATATAGACATGGCCCGGTCACATTTGGAAAAGGCG GTCGTTCTAGCTCAATCT CTGGGAATTGGTTATGAAGAAATTCGGTTGGAAGCCATGTCCGTTTTGacagaaatttataaagaacag AGCCAGTATCAACTAGCAAAGTCTACTCTGCGGCAGGCTCTAGAGGTTGCCCATGCCAGCATTTTGCCTTTTTGGCAATTCAAGATCACTTTCCAGTTAGCT GATGTGCATGCGAATGACAAAGAGCTGAAGGCTGCAACAGAAGTCCTGGAAATGGGAGAGAGATTTGCAGAACAGTGTTGTTCACATTACATGAA GTGTCTTTTTGCATTGAGCAGAGCTATG GCATTTATGATGATTAAAGAATTGAATCATGCAACTTCCATCTTGTCCATGATTGCAAGTGTTTTGGAACGATGGAACATTTCAAATTACCAGCGAGAATCAATCCATGTGTTTTACTTATTGTTAAGAGTGTGGACCTTTTTAAAACTTGGACAG GCAAAGAGTGTTCGACCACATTTAAAGCAACTGCAACAATCAATACAACTTTTGACAACTCTCAGTTTGGATG AATCACAAATCCATGAGGCAGAACGCTTTGAATGGCTCACTAAAGAACATCTTTGTGTTCTGGTTTATTTG GTAACTGTAATGCACTCCATGTATTCGGGGACTATGGAAAAGGCAATCAAATACAGTGAGAAGGCTCTCCTTCAAGTGCAAAGGTTAAAAG CTGCTGAACCAATCTCTGGACTGttatcaacttttaaactggTGCTTCTAGAACACATGATTCTTTGTAGAATGGTGCAAGGACAGATGCCACAAGCTATAAAAGAG atTTCACAAGTTTATCAAATTGCTCAACAAGATGGAAAGTTTTTAACAGCCCATCAATCTGTCATTCACACTCTTTTG GGTTTATATGCAATGTCCATGAATCTTATGGATTCAGCAGTGGCACAATTCAATGTTGCCTTTGAg ACCAGCAGAGAGCCAGAACTGAGAAATTTCATTGGTTTGAATATGGCAATTATCTACATTCGATCTGGAATGGGaggaaatcaaaatataaag CTCCAAAATCTTTTAGCAAAGATAAGACCAGATCAGCTTCCTTCAGG GTCATACAGTCACCAGGCAGGTTACTACTATATCAGAGGATTACAATCATTCTTTGATTCACATTTCATGGATGCCAA aaaataCCTGCGTGAAACTTTAAAGATGGCAAATTCTGAAGATCTCAACAGACTAACAGCTTGTTCATTGGTCTTGCTAGGAAGCACATTTTTATCTCAAGGGATTACCCAG GAGGCCCTTGACATGGCTTTGCCTGCAAATCAACTGGCTGGCCGTATACCAGACTCTTACATAAATATGTGGGCTGCATCACTTCTGAGAG ATCTGTATGGAATCATGGGTGACCCTGTTTCTGCCAGTGAATACTATCAGCTACACAATAGCCTTACCAAGCAATTGTTGGAAA GTCATATGCAAGCTGGTCAGATGCCAGAGCACAGACTTACTGAG TGGCTTGGTGGTATCAGCCCTCCAAGACAATCTGCAACCAAGCAGACAACAGGTCTGCTAACAACCTTTCCTCAAGCTGGGCCTAGTAGCATGATGTAA
- the LOC131794705 gene encoding LOW QUALITY PROTEIN: transcriptional repressor p66-alpha-like (The sequence of the model RefSeq protein was modified relative to this genomic sequence to represent the inferred CDS: inserted 1 base in 1 codon), with translation MASQAVSKGSKRIKLSPNSDEKDDVNSCTTGEQGQSSVDMALDKKTVESSDEQNSKSTKKDSELVVISSSSSDDDSDKELKTDTVEPVVKKEEAETFPDVVKSKLQANQTESLEQDSKQIKVATEPKVERKDSDLDECISQEDLLAQLGLSSVKELNKKETSNMENSTPSANANGVERKPLISHRAKESIVEFLKIPKLSSLDSRKKNNGEVKGDVKITNGNTSDGSRPDSPLSDENDDDLQAKEKLIAHLRNELKQEEAKLLLLKQLHAAQNDVKGSSKFQKENVEKVQTQGASSQPVKSSMQLPPKKGQNLPPPPPLKASTVLATSTFHPPRDVPGQPRLLPKGSSNAQSQSSNSGSSKFLGPAAQTLKEFAVQQSIHQHSTQSHSKPGSSAIADLQNVVTCMANLIQPTPLYPHSGGRGSPAYSAANQPAPVRPTPVRANNVSSLPASSGYVSFQHHLPSSSHQQSPGGKQAAAKMALRKQLERTLLQIPPPKPPPPEWSFIPSLGSQDFMLLVGLESVVDVMAAKEAKGKHNVPLQEQLINPKXCSRCNTDFSPSWTNKPGKDSELVTVCEKCSTVNVKKELKAEHTARLKAAFLKALKQEQEIEQKINDTPQIAPKPHHQSQKSSPQPPLAPAPPRHHIAHHQPIMHHHHQPVQPALYHHHQPHTNSLLFQLQQQHLQQQHQELEAAARQQADVRWHPYISQHHHSGSRNPQHHHSYVSDSDRQYLLDMIPSLPTPTLGYGSSRI, from the exons ATGGCATCACAAGCTGTATCAAAGGGTTCCAAGCGAATAAAATTATCGCCAAACTCCGATGAGAAAGATGATGTAAACAGTTGTACTACTGGCGAACAGGGTCAATCATCAGTTGACATGGCTTTGGATAAAAAAACAGTCGAATCCAGCGACGAGCAAAACTCAAA GTCAACAAAGAAAGACAGTGAACTAGTTGTAATATCATCTTCGTCATCTGATGATGATTCAGACAAGGAACTTAAGACAGACACTGTGGAACCTGTTGTAAAAAAGGAGGAGGCAGAAACATTCCCTgatgttgtaaaaagcaaattGCAAGCGAATCAAACAGAATCCCTTGAACAGGATTCTAAACAAATTAAGGTTGCTACAGAGCCAAAAGTAGAAAGGAAGGATTCAGACTTGGATGAGTGTATCTCCCAGGAGGATCTCCTAGCACAGTTGGGTTTGAGTTCTGTGAAAGAACTTAACAAAAAGGAGACAAGCAACATGGAGAATAGCACACCATCTGCAAATGCAAATGGGGTTGAGAGAAAACCTTTGATATCCCACAGAGCTAAGGAAAGTATCgttgaattcttgaaaatacCAAAGCTATCCTCTTTGGACAGCAGGAAAAAGAACAATGGTGAGGTCAAGGGTGATGTCAAAATCACTAATGGTAATACTAGTGATGGTTCGAGGCCAGATTCCCCTTTgtctgatgaaaatgatgatgatctTCAAgctaaagaaaaattgattgcaCACCTTAGAAATGAACTGAAGCAAGAAGAAGCCAAACTTCTCTTGTTGAAACAACTACATGCTGCACAAAATGATGTCAAAGGTAGCtccaaatttcaaaaagaaaatgtggaGAAGGTACAGACACAAGGAGCCTCTTCCCAACCTGTGAAGTCCTCTATGCAGCTTCCACCTAAAAAAGGTCAGAATCTTCCTCCCCCACCACCTTTGAAGGCCTCAACAGTACTAGCCACTTCTACTTTCCATCCACCCAGGGATGTTCCAGGACAGCCAAGGCTGCTTCCAAAAGGAAGTAGTAATGCTCAATCACAGTCCTCAAACTCtggatcttcaaaatttttaggTCCTGCAGCCCAGACCCTGAAAGAGTTTGCAGTGCAGCAGTCCATTCATCAACATTCAACTCAGTCACATTCAAAACCTGGATCATCTGCAATTGCAGATCTGCAAAATGTTGTCACCTGCATGGCAAATCTAATTCAGCCTACTCCTCTGTACCCCCACAGTGGAGGCAGAGGCAGTCCAGCATATTCTGCAGCAAATCAGCCTGCCCCTGTCCGCCCTACCCCTGTCAGAGCCAACAATGTTAGCAGCCTCCCAGCCAGTAGTGGATATGTGTCATTTCAGCATCACTTGCCTAGTAGTTCTCATCAGCAAAGTCCAGGTGGGAAACAAGCTGCAGCCAAGATGGCACTACGAAAGCAGTTGGAAAGGACACTTCTTCAGATACCACCACCAAAGCCACCTCCTCCTGAATGGTCATTTATTCCAAGCCTTGGCAGCCAAGACTTCATGCTTTTGGTTGGGCTTGAGTCTGTGGTGGATGTTATGGCTGCTAAAGAAGCCAAGGGAAAACATAATGTTCCATTGCAAGAGCAATTGATAAACCCAA TTTGTTCACGTTGTAACACAGACTTCTCACCTTCTTGGACAAATAAGCCGGGCAAGGACTCAGAGCTGGTAACTGTGTGTGAAAAGTGTAGCACTGTCAATGTGAAGAAAGAGCTTAAAGCAGAACACACTGCTCGTTTGAAGGCAGCATTCTTGAAAGCTCTTAAGCAGGAACAGGAGATTGagcaaaaaattaatgataccCCTCAAATTGCACCTAAGCCTCATCACCAAAGTCAGAAGTCTTCTCCTCAGCCTCCTCTAGCACCTGCACCCCCACGTCACCACATTGCACATCACCAACCTATCATGCATCATCATCACCAACCAGTTCAACCAGCACTGTACCACCACCATCAGCCTCACACCAACTCACTGTTATTTCAACTGCAGCAACAGCACTTGCAGCAGCAACACCAGGAGTTGGAAGCTGCAGCGAGACAGCAAGCTGATGTCAGATGGCATCCATATATAAGTCAGCACCATCACTCTGGATCTCGCAACCCACAGCATCATCATAGCTATGTGTCAGACTCTGATAGACAATACTTGCTGGACATGATTCCTTCTTTGCCAACACCAACTCTTGGTTATGGCTCTAGTAGAATCTAG